The proteins below are encoded in one region of bacterium:
- a CDS encoding cohesin domain-containing protein, which yields MKKKHWINFIPLFMVCAIFSSAFLFPGCAARTYQDKGLPEISGKDQDVPRPPREGVDRVPAEAGGLEADISGLLMSEQTCAAAGDEVTFTVLMHNAPNAVSALGFDIVFDQNILEYRGFARGDLTQGFDMFDVGQKEGDTLRVGGVIAQGEIARGSSGAVAEFTFAVRECESTTLKLDHLTDDVGGWTVQSGQLSTEEGSDETEEGENIQTPEALEQEPAGAETVGEEAWDDQTFESADSSEERDNLSSPAGDENTAVDSDRTEAEVDQSEQTGASPGGDAGAPAVHSEGNAATAQTSHASFFTVQSPEKVDKAGDKAVQNTMAVFLPQQVQGNAPAEVSGGGFSNEPVNAQPVDTPPAQDRGGIISIDDQPCQGPGQDVIFSVSVNNVLNKADALGFEIGFDESILTYKGFSRGDLTQAYDLFYVNQAGAGRLRVAGINSSGTGIVPAANGTILTLAFSVNNCPSTTSTLHLGSLADDLAGWSLHNGHLYLLR from the coding sequence ATGAAGAAGAAACACTGGATAAATTTCATTCCACTTTTTATGGTTTGTGCTATTTTTAGTTCAGCTTTCCTGTTCCCGGGTTGTGCAGCAAGAACTTACCAGGACAAGGGCCTGCCGGAGATAAGCGGTAAGGATCAAGATGTGCCCCGCCCCCCTAGAGAGGGCGTAGATCGGGTCCCAGCCGAAGCAGGCGGACTGGAAGCCGATATCAGCGGCCTGCTTATGAGTGAGCAGACCTGCGCGGCAGCGGGTGATGAGGTGACTTTCACGGTTTTGATGCACAATGCTCCAAATGCCGTAAGCGCTTTGGGATTTGATATTGTTTTTGATCAGAATATCCTGGAATACAGGGGATTTGCCAGAGGAGATCTTACCCAGGGATTCGATATGTTTGACGTTGGCCAGAAAGAGGGTGACACTCTGCGGGTTGGCGGAGTAATTGCTCAGGGCGAAATTGCCAGGGGATCGAGCGGAGCGGTAGCGGAATTTACCTTTGCCGTCAGGGAGTGTGAATCCACCACACTGAAGCTGGATCATCTGACTGATGATGTAGGAGGCTGGACCGTGCAATCCGGACAATTGAGTACTGAGGAAGGCAGTGATGAAACTGAAGAGGGAGAGAATATCCAGACGCCCGAAGCTCTCGAGCAGGAGCCCGCTGGTGCGGAGACTGTCGGGGAGGAGGCCTGGGATGATCAGACTTTTGAATCTGCAGATTCCTCTGAAGAAAGGGATAACCTCTCCTCTCCTGCCGGAGACGAAAATACAGCCGTGGATAGCGACCGGACAGAAGCAGAGGTGGACCAATCAGAGCAAACCGGCGCTTCTCCCGGAGGAGATGCCGGTGCTCCTGCCGTGCATTCTGAAGGCAATGCCGCCACAGCACAGACCAGCCATGCATCGTTCTTTACGGTCCAGTCCCCGGAGAAGGTCGATAAAGCTGGAGACAAAGCAGTCCAGAACACTATGGCAGTCTTCCTTCCTCAGCAGGTTCAAGGCAATGCTCCTGCCGAGGTGTCGGGAGGCGGTTTTTCGAATGAGCCGGTGAATGCCCAGCCTGTGGATACTCCTCCCGCACAGGATCGGGGCGGCATAATATCGATTGATGATCAACCCTGCCAGGGTCCCGGCCAGGATGTGATCTTTTCGGTATCAGTAAATAATGTCCTCAATAAGGCCGATGCTCTGGGGTTTGAGATAGGTTTCGATGAGAGCATCCTTACCTATAAGGGATTCTCCCGAGGCGATTTAACTCAAGCGTATGATTTATTTTATGTCAATCAGGCGGGAGCAGGCAGACTCAGGGTTGCGGGAATCAACAGCAGCGGCACCGGCATTGTTCCGGCAGCAAACGGCACGATTCTGACATTGGCCTTCAGTGTCAATAATTGCCCATCCACCACTTCCACTTTGCATCTCGGAAGCCTGGCTGATGATCTGGCAGGGTGGTCCCTCCACAATGGGCATCTTTATTTATTGCGTTGA
- a CDS encoding PQQ-binding-like beta-propeller repeat protein gives MKTKSKNLSVARVLRLTVFFSMLITCMVLLPGCGGEDGGGGSGTGTPGNDGGGGNPVQGYPTVTIDTPSNNQVIEKGTPVTFRGTALDPEDGILPENSLVWRSSRDGQIGTGSSLNGKILSAGKHTITLTATDSSGNVKTASLEIIIDDPSIEPPGSWAKIFNKLGDDVARSIQQTDDGGYIVAGYTAADDTYCYILKLDSAGSLVWDRTFPDSGNGEAYSIQQTSDGGYIMGGYIVAEDGSNDFYVLKLDGDGDLEWEETYGNMNNEVAKSVQQTTDGGYIAAGYTEYTEGDEGSDIYVVRLQSDGSLIWDEVFDNGGYEDACSIQETADNGYIIAGSTDSEGDLHGYLVKIDQDGFEDWSKILPGNGYTEILSIRRTTDRGYIAAGYSSGVDNFNFDSYVVKLDENGNEDWHKTFGRAQGDEEAASVQEIQGGGYIIAGYTKSLGTGGRDFYIIKLDAGGMLVWDQTFGSTEDEEARSIYQISDGGYIVAGTRTIGGDGDFYLIKLESNGTLSTTDNQ, from the coding sequence ATGAAGACAAAATCAAAAAACTTATCGGTTGCCCGAGTATTACGGCTGACAGTTTTCTTTTCGATGCTCATCACCTGCATGGTACTCTTGCCAGGTTGCGGAGGAGAAGACGGGGGAGGGGGGAGCGGTACAGGAACACCCGGTAATGATGGAGGCGGGGGAAATCCGGTTCAGGGTTACCCGACAGTCACTATTGATACTCCCTCAAACAATCAGGTTATCGAGAAGGGAACCCCGGTAACTTTCAGGGGGACTGCTTTGGACCCCGAAGATGGAATTTTACCGGAAAATTCACTTGTCTGGAGATCATCACGAGATGGGCAGATTGGAACAGGGTCTTCACTGAATGGAAAAATTTTATCAGCCGGAAAACATACCATAACGTTAACTGCAACTGACAGCAGCGGAAATGTCAAAACGGCAAGTCTTGAAATTATTATCGATGATCCTTCCATAGAGCCTCCCGGTTCCTGGGCGAAAATTTTCAATAAATTGGGTGACGATGTGGCTCGATCCATCCAGCAGACTGATGACGGCGGATACATTGTCGCCGGTTATACTGCCGCAGATGATACGTACTGTTATATTTTAAAGCTTGACAGTGCTGGCAGCCTGGTTTGGGACAGGACTTTTCCAGATAGTGGTAATGGCGAGGCTTATTCCATTCAGCAAACCTCTGATGGCGGATATATTATGGGTGGGTACATTGTTGCTGAGGATGGCAGCAATGACTTTTATGTGCTAAAGCTCGATGGCGACGGCGATCTTGAATGGGAAGAAACGTATGGCAACATGAATAATGAAGTTGCCAAATCTGTCCAGCAGACCACTGATGGCGGTTATATTGCTGCCGGATATACTGAATATACTGAAGGTGATGAGGGAAGCGATATCTATGTGGTAAGGCTGCAGAGTGACGGATCTTTAATCTGGGATGAAGTTTTCGATAACGGGGGCTATGAAGATGCCTGCTCTATCCAGGAAACCGCTGATAATGGATATATTATCGCCGGATCAACTGATAGCGAAGGAGATCTGCATGGTTACCTGGTGAAAATCGACCAGGACGGTTTTGAGGACTGGTCGAAAATCTTGCCGGGAAATGGCTATACGGAAATCTTATCCATCCGGCGGACCACTGATAGAGGATATATAGCTGCCGGATATAGTTCAGGGGTGGATAATTTTAATTTTGACAGCTACGTGGTGAAGCTCGATGAAAACGGCAATGAGGATTGGCATAAGACCTTCGGAAGAGCGCAGGGTGATGAAGAAGCTGCCTCTGTCCAGGAGATACAGGGTGGTGGATATATCATTGCCGGATATACGAAATCTCTTGGAACAGGAGGCCGTGACTTCTATATCATCAAGCTTGATGCCGGTGGCATGCTGGTCTGGGATCAGACCTTTGGGAGCACTGAGGATGAAGAGGCCAGATCCATTTATCAGATCTCCGATGGAGGGTATATCGTTGCCGGCACCAGGACTATCGGCGGAGATGGTGATTTTTACCTCATAAAGCTTGAGAGCAATGGGACGCTCTCCACGACGGACAATCAGTAA
- a CDS encoding peptidyl-prolyl cis-trans isomerase — translation MRISMKTLSTKSLSAQGALVVCVVSLFLPSVIGCRDSDKSGAAVRGRGTGQVVARMGDQEITRDELESALNKLPERRREEFRERVLNNLLETKVFAQEARKAGLEKNRQVREDIKKMTDETLARFFVKKHVDKQAEPSEEELKKYYQENKDKFVIPQSVLIQHLVTQSMQRAQGLLRALNQGASFEDLARQKSICRCWKQGGKHEWLMKGRMEPELEKAAFSLKAGKLSGIIKTGKKYQIIKVLDTRDQKEIPFEEAKNSIRSGLFRQKKNKLVQDFYQKAKVTFYPPGEHLLATIGEENISEEILTPIMSKVSENEKAGLREKWAHYLVETRVFSREAGKADLERDPEVAAEIQRKTDHILASAFQKSSIIDKVKISDQDVDSFYQSHLEEFTIPLKLRVKSIVVKTQAEAETVLKELKEGASFGALALKKSIHPSASKAGEIGWFGKGEKDPDLEKAALALKTGEISGVIKTKAGYEIIQLVDKKGGDVRPFDMVKQAIKMKLTMRRIEEEKQRYGKITIVESSTSGT, via the coding sequence ATGAGAATATCCATGAAGACGTTGTCAACGAAGTCATTATCGGCACAAGGAGCGCTTGTGGTCTGTGTTGTTTCACTTTTCCTGCCCTCGGTAATTGGCTGCCGCGACAGCGATAAGAGCGGAGCAGCGGTTCGCGGACGTGGTACAGGGCAGGTAGTGGCCAGGATGGGTGATCAGGAAATTACCAGGGATGAGCTGGAATCTGCTCTCAATAAGTTGCCGGAGCGCAGACGGGAAGAGTTTCGAGAGAGGGTACTGAACAATTTATTAGAAACAAAGGTGTTCGCTCAGGAAGCGCGGAAAGCGGGTCTGGAGAAGAATCGGCAGGTCAGGGAGGATATTAAGAAAATGACCGATGAAACCCTGGCCCGGTTTTTCGTCAAAAAACATGTCGATAAACAGGCCGAGCCTTCAGAGGAGGAATTGAAGAAATATTATCAGGAAAACAAGGATAAGTTTGTTATCCCTCAAAGTGTGCTGATTCAGCACCTGGTAACCCAGAGCATGCAGCGGGCACAGGGTCTTCTCAGGGCATTGAATCAGGGGGCTTCCTTTGAGGACCTGGCCAGGCAGAAATCCATCTGCCGATGCTGGAAACAGGGTGGAAAACATGAATGGCTGATGAAGGGCAGAATGGAGCCGGAACTTGAAAAGGCAGCCTTTTCCCTGAAGGCCGGAAAGCTCAGCGGTATTATTAAAACCGGGAAGAAGTACCAGATCATTAAAGTACTGGATACCAGGGACCAGAAAGAAATACCTTTTGAAGAAGCTAAAAACAGCATACGCTCCGGGCTCTTCCGGCAAAAGAAAAACAAACTTGTCCAGGACTTTTACCAGAAGGCGAAGGTAACTTTTTACCCCCCCGGCGAGCATCTTCTGGCTACAATAGGCGAGGAGAACATATCCGAGGAAATTCTGACCCCGATCATGAGCAAGGTTTCGGAGAATGAAAAAGCCGGGCTGAGGGAGAAATGGGCTCATTATCTGGTAGAGACCAGAGTCTTCTCACGGGAGGCAGGAAAGGCAGACCTTGAGCGTGATCCGGAGGTAGCGGCCGAGATACAGAGAAAAACAGATCACATTCTGGCAAGTGCCTTTCAGAAAAGCTCTATTATCGATAAGGTAAAAATCAGCGACCAGGATGTCGACAGCTTCTATCAGTCTCACCTCGAAGAGTTTACCATACCGCTCAAGCTGCGGGTTAAATCAATTGTGGTCAAGACGCAGGCAGAGGCTGAGACTGTGCTGAAAGAGCTCAAGGAAGGTGCTTCTTTCGGTGCTCTGGCTCTGAAAAAATCCATTCACCCTTCAGCTTCAAAAGCGGGGGAAATTGGCTGGTTTGGTAAAGGAGAAAAAGACCCTGACCTGGAAAAAGCAGCTTTGGCACTGAAGACCGGGGAAATCAGCGGAGTGATTAAAACAAAGGCAGGCTACGAAATTATCCAACTGGTAGACAAAAAGGGTGGTGATGTCAGGCCATTCGATATGGTAAAACAAGCTATCAAGATGAAACTGACAATGCGGCGGATTGAAGAGGAAAAGCAACGTTACGGTAAAATAACCATTGTGGAATCGTCCACTTCAGGGACGTAG
- a CDS encoding 4Fe-4S dicluster domain-containing protein codes for MGDKAILIDTTKCTACRGCQVACKNWNDLPAENTSFFGGPGYQNPKDLSSITFTLLKFFWSGKKGADVDAYGNWQFLKYGCMHCINPRCKLVCDTIHRAIYKDADGFVQINQGICQPANCNACMAGCPFGVPKSDGQSVRKCNACISRRGYTYPGTIKDPASSWLTGPDLAPACVSTCPSGALKYGDRNAIITLAQERAAEAKVREKFPEVNVYGDTGPFGGLRVISILTRKPGFYSLPLKSAMY; via the coding sequence ATGGGAGATAAAGCAATTTTAATCGACACGACCAAGTGTACCGCATGCCGGGGCTGCCAGGTAGCCTGCAAGAACTGGAACGATCTTCCGGCAGAGAACACCTCCTTTTTCGGAGGGCCTGGTTACCAGAACCCGAAGGATCTCTCCAGCATTACCTTCACGCTGCTGAAGTTTTTCTGGAGCGGCAAAAAAGGGGCGGATGTGGATGCATACGGCAACTGGCAATTCCTGAAATACGGCTGTATGCATTGCATAAATCCTCGATGCAAGCTGGTTTGCGATACAATCCACAGGGCAATCTATAAAGATGCTGACGGATTTGTTCAGATTAACCAGGGTATCTGCCAGCCAGCCAACTGTAATGCCTGCATGGCAGGATGCCCATTCGGCGTTCCCAAGTCGGATGGCCAGTCTGTCCGCAAATGCAATGCCTGCATCAGCAGGCGGGGCTACACCTATCCGGGTACCATCAAAGATCCTGCCTCGAGCTGGCTGACCGGCCCTGATCTGGCACCAGCCTGCGTATCGACCTGTCCTTCAGGGGCACTGAAGTATGGAGACCGAAATGCGATTATAACGCTGGCCCAGGAAAGGGCAGCCGAAGCCAAGGTCAGGGAGAAATTCCCTGAAGTGAATGTCTATGGAGATACCGGCCCGTTCGGAGGGCTTCGGGTTATTTCGATTCTGACCAGAAAACCAGGTTTCTACTCTTTGCCGCTCAAGAGCGCCATGTATTAG
- a CDS encoding molybdopterin-dependent oxidoreductase, whose amino-acid sequence MTNTWNDIGTSDVILVIGGNPAENHPMAFRHITNALENKYGNTGPDGNGAKLIVVDPRFTRTASKASIWNGKQMYCKMRSGTDIVFVNGMINYVIQNKKYDQPYVLNYSNAGFLINENFRGPAETGDGRFSGFIPDASQPVPALGQIGKYDKSSWDYAKFVSTHATKAFLAPNIATDFWDGSGNCTCGTSCGFSKDTLSLDPESPSYLGKFRQHLLDTGILNAADMGPNVANQRTVWEHVLLHYARYDKNTVINLTGADSTVYDDICELFSITGEQGKAGTILYAMGTTQHTVGTQNIRAYSTLQILLGNMGKSGGGINAQRGESNVQGSTDFALLFHILPGYLGQPDGTIPGDAWFDRTDPGIGEPGHPLQLPSYVKRNTPFKVHQNELNWWSNFKKYIVSLMKCYWWNALPPTNDPVQLRDQLQAVYDWIPKIPGNCSHMQLFEDMLAGTIKGLLAFGTNPAVGGPNSVKEREALRNLDWLVISEIWENETAAFWQYSTTGQPLTSAEMAAINTEVFLLPAAAHMEKEGFVVNSSRWAQTRYKAVEPPGDAEHEILMINKIFDACKAAGANDYGMTHLTMGSAWYGGTADPPIHILDLEINGLMSDGVTPVPKFADLKDDCTTSSGCWVYCGMYPSIGNNLSRRRNNTQAPGMAPVYSQWAWAWPVNRRIIYNGASLVPCGFGGVTETPADSSHKVIWWNGTAWTGDVMDGVANPHGYAGHTERSPFIMRNEGHARLHGMGMAEGPYPEHYEPLDTPLAGRGQNPVPYGAGHAQLINPCIKIYEPDKIGTPNNYPIIGTTYRVSEHWQAGAATRHLPWLCELVPDVVVEMSMDLARSKGINNGDWVKITTMRGYMKARALVTNRFKTFRIFGETRHEIGVWWHWGYKGIKTGHSANRLTPHVGDANTRIPEYKAFLCKIEKV is encoded by the coding sequence ATGACCAATACATGGAATGATATCGGCACCAGTGACGTTATTCTCGTTATCGGTGGAAATCCCGCGGAAAATCATCCTATGGCTTTTAGACACATCACCAATGCTCTGGAAAACAAATATGGAAACACCGGGCCTGACGGTAACGGAGCAAAGCTGATTGTTGTTGATCCGCGTTTTACCAGAACCGCCTCGAAGGCGTCGATCTGGAACGGCAAACAGATGTACTGCAAGATGAGATCCGGAACGGACATCGTCTTTGTCAATGGGATGATCAATTATGTTATCCAGAATAAGAAGTATGATCAGCCTTATGTGCTGAATTACAGCAATGCCGGCTTCCTGATCAATGAAAACTTCAGGGGACCGGCTGAAACGGGAGATGGCAGATTCTCGGGTTTTATTCCGGATGCAAGCCAGCCTGTTCCGGCTCTTGGCCAGATCGGGAAATATGACAAGTCATCCTGGGATTATGCCAAGTTTGTGTCTACCCATGCCACCAAGGCTTTCCTGGCCCCGAACATTGCCACTGATTTCTGGGATGGATCGGGAAACTGCACCTGCGGCACCTCATGCGGATTCAGTAAGGATACCCTGAGCCTTGATCCTGAGAGTCCATCCTACCTTGGCAAGTTCAGGCAGCACCTTCTGGATACGGGTATTCTCAACGCCGCCGATATGGGGCCAAATGTGGCCAATCAAAGGACCGTCTGGGAGCATGTGCTTCTCCACTATGCCCGCTATGACAAGAACACGGTCATCAACCTCACCGGTGCGGATTCAACGGTCTACGACGATATCTGCGAGCTGTTTTCCATTACCGGAGAACAGGGCAAGGCAGGTACTATCCTGTATGCCATGGGAACAACTCAGCACACCGTCGGCACCCAGAACATCCGTGCTTATTCTACCTTGCAGATTCTCCTGGGGAACATGGGAAAGTCAGGAGGCGGAATCAATGCCCAACGGGGTGAATCCAATGTCCAGGGGTCAACGGATTTTGCCCTGCTGTTCCACATCCTCCCTGGATATCTTGGCCAGCCTGACGGCACCATCCCCGGTGATGCCTGGTTTGACCGCACTGATCCCGGCATCGGCGAGCCGGGACATCCATTGCAGTTGCCAAGTTATGTCAAGCGGAATACGCCTTTCAAGGTGCACCAGAATGAGCTGAACTGGTGGAGTAACTTCAAGAAGTACATTGTCAGTCTCATGAAGTGCTACTGGTGGAATGCCCTACCTCCAACGAATGATCCGGTACAACTACGCGATCAGCTTCAAGCGGTCTATGACTGGATACCCAAGATACCCGGCAACTGCTCTCATATGCAGCTCTTTGAGGATATGCTGGCCGGCACGATCAAGGGATTGCTTGCTTTTGGTACAAATCCTGCCGTAGGCGGACCAAATTCGGTCAAAGAGAGGGAGGCTCTGCGAAATCTCGACTGGCTGGTAATCTCTGAGATATGGGAGAATGAGACAGCGGCTTTCTGGCAGTACAGCACAACGGGACAGCCGCTCACCAGTGCGGAAATGGCTGCCATCAATACCGAGGTATTCCTGCTGCCTGCTGCCGCTCATATGGAGAAAGAAGGATTTGTGGTCAACAGCTCTCGATGGGCACAGACCAGATACAAGGCTGTTGAGCCGCCTGGTGATGCCGAGCATGAGATCCTGATGATTAACAAGATCTTTGATGCCTGCAAAGCCGCCGGGGCTAATGACTATGGAATGACCCATCTGACCATGGGCTCTGCCTGGTATGGAGGAACGGCTGATCCTCCGATCCACATCCTCGACCTTGAAATCAATGGATTAATGAGCGATGGGGTAACACCGGTGCCCAAATTTGCCGACTTGAAAGATGATTGTACCACCTCATCCGGCTGCTGGGTCTATTGCGGCATGTATCCAAGCATCGGTAATAATCTGTCCAGGAGAAGGAACAACACCCAGGCACCGGGCATGGCTCCTGTTTATTCCCAGTGGGCCTGGGCCTGGCCGGTTAACCGGAGGATTATCTATAACGGTGCTTCCCTTGTCCCCTGCGGATTTGGCGGAGTCACGGAGACACCAGCAGATTCAAGCCATAAGGTTATCTGGTGGAATGGAACCGCATGGACAGGCGATGTCATGGATGGTGTGGCCAATCCTCACGGATATGCCGGTCACACCGAGCGAAGTCCGTTTATCATGAGAAACGAAGGACACGCACGGCTGCATGGCATGGGAATGGCTGAAGGTCCCTATCCGGAGCATTACGAACCTCTCGATACGCCACTTGCGGGCAGAGGCCAGAATCCTGTTCCCTATGGAGCGGGGCATGCTCAACTGATCAATCCCTGCATTAAAATCTATGAGCCGGACAAGATCGGCACGCCGAATAACTACCCGATCATCGGCACCACCTACCGGGTCAGCGAGCACTGGCAGGCGGGAGCAGCCACGAGGCATCTCCCCTGGCTGTGCGAGCTTGTGCCTGACGTAGTTGTGGAAATGAGCATGGATCTGGCCAGGAGTAAGGGTATCAATAACGGCGACTGGGTGAAGATTACCACCATGCGGGGCTACATGAAAGCCCGCGCTCTGGTAACCAACCGGTTTAAGACCTTCAGAATATTCGGTGAAACCCGCCATGAGATCGGGGTATGGTGGCATTGGGGTTACAAAGGCATCAAAACAGGCCACAGCGCCAACAGGCTGACCCCTCATGTGGGTGATGCCAATACCCGGATTCCGGAATATAAGGCTTTCCTCTGCAAGATCGAGAAGGTATAA
- a CDS encoding formate dehydrogenase accessory protein FdhE has protein sequence MERLRALEYIPKTHIDFFEYIFQAHYQAKDRLAADKIYPPMSQDRVQEILTQGMPLINFNQMNIRAEPLRDHFMELSTILKKCAESDSARMESFIVSESCNHLDLKELIHKTIFRDPDYLLHVCGQADIDANTLEFIALTLARPLFELAAGDMKDFLAEYPWWRNYCPACGGIPFMTRIRREDGMRILRCSLCAVEWKFDRVKCPFCNNEDQKSLKFFFYHESSPYRLYVCDCCKRYIKCVDERRMDQTRTVNLAMEDIATLFFDVLAREKGYLPPSLSMDISGRELTPCPEKHNPLN, from the coding sequence TTGGAGCGTTTAAGAGCTCTGGAGTATATTCCGAAGACTCACATCGATTTCTTTGAATATATCTTCCAGGCCCACTATCAGGCCAAAGATCGCCTGGCTGCGGATAAGATTTACCCCCCGATGAGTCAGGACAGAGTGCAGGAAATACTTACCCAGGGGATGCCCCTCATTAACTTTAACCAGATGAATATCAGGGCAGAACCTCTCAGAGACCATTTCATGGAACTGAGCACTATTCTCAAGAAATGTGCAGAGTCAGACTCCGCCCGGATGGAATCGTTTATCGTATCTGAGAGTTGTAACCATCTGGACCTGAAAGAGTTAATCCATAAGACGATTTTCCGTGATCCCGATTATCTTCTGCACGTCTGCGGCCAGGCGGACATAGATGCCAATACCCTGGAATTTATAGCTCTTACCCTGGCCAGGCCCCTCTTTGAGCTGGCAGCCGGTGATATGAAAGACTTCCTGGCCGAGTATCCCTGGTGGCGGAATTACTGTCCAGCCTGCGGAGGCATTCCCTTTATGACCAGGATCCGGCGAGAGGATGGAATGCGGATCCTGCGCTGTTCCCTCTGCGCTGTGGAGTGGAAATTTGACAGAGTAAAATGCCCCTTCTGCAACAATGAAGACCAAAAGAGCCTGAAGTTTTTCTTCTATCATGAGTCAAGCCCTTACCGGCTCTACGTTTGTGATTGCTGTAAACGGTATATCAAGTGCGTTGATGAAAGGCGGATGGATCAGACCAGAACGGTTAACCTGGCCATGGAGGATATAGCCACCCTGTTCTTTGACGTCCTGGCGCGGGAGAAAGGCTACCTGCCTCCATCCCTGTCAATGGATATCAGTGGCCGGGAACTGACCCCGTGCCCGGAAAAACATAATCCTTTGAATTAG
- a CDS encoding right-handed parallel beta-helix repeat-containing protein: MENKKNIQLVLLTMLFIVLTAILSACGLFSPDEKERQDTSSQTPSATSSTASTASNNGLLFLAEGQAEVSQTPSTTFPIVIDQPGNYTLTGNITVSTLNVNGIKIRAGNVTLDLAGYTITGPGSGGSGVGIFVSQGENAQIMNGAVQNFLSGISLSGSNHQVRNITSSHNSSFGIEAGYSLITDCQAISNGSHGFKANSSTITNCTANSNSSCGLQASESTVTGCTAQSNSSHGICTYGKCRIEGNIMRNNGGYGLYLNPDYSYAIKNKAGNNTAGDFYQTGNHYLPVSGLEANVVE; this comes from the coding sequence ATGGAAAATAAAAAAAATATTCAATTGGTCCTGCTGACCATGTTATTTATCGTGCTTACCGCTATCCTCTCTGCTTGCGGCCTGTTTTCTCCTGACGAGAAGGAGAGGCAGGATACATCCAGCCAGACACCATCCGCCACGAGCAGCACTGCCTCTACTGCCTCTAATAATGGCTTGCTGTTCCTGGCAGAGGGACAGGCTGAAGTCAGCCAGACACCATCCACCACTTTTCCCATCGTTATCGACCAGCCGGGGAATTATACCCTGACCGGCAACATCACCGTATCCACTCTCAATGTGAACGGGATCAAGATCAGGGCTGGCAATGTGACTCTCGATCTGGCAGGCTATACCATCACCGGCCCCGGAAGTGGAGGGAGCGGTGTGGGTATCTTTGTCTCTCAGGGGGAGAATGCCCAAATCATGAATGGAGCGGTGCAGAATTTCCTGTCCGGCATCAGCCTGTCCGGAAGCAATCATCAAGTAAGAAATATCACATCTAGCCATAACAGCTCCTTTGGCATCGAGGCCGGATACTCTCTCATAACCGATTGTCAGGCCATTTCCAATGGATCTCATGGCTTTAAGGCCAACTCCTCGACTATAACCAACTGCACGGCAAATTCCAACAGTTCCTGCGGTCTGCAAGCCAGCGAATCCACAGTCACTGGCTGCACCGCTCAATCCAATAGCTCCCACGGCATTTGTACTTATGGTAAATGTCGTATCGAGGGGAACATCATGAGGAACAATGGCGGGTATGGGCTGTATTTGAATCCTGACTACAGTTACGCCATCAAGAATAAGGCCGGCAATAATACTGCCGGGGATTTCTACCAGACAGGCAATCATTACCTGCCTGTCAGTGGCCTTGAGGCCAATGTGGTTGAATGA
- a CDS encoding right-handed parallel beta-helix repeat-containing protein: MKSKRNTQLVLLTLLFITLISIPSVCGLLSADEGDSQVEISQTPSTTFPIVIDQPGNYILTGDITVSTPQVNGIEIMADDVTLDLNGYTLTGPGGEGTGIGISVAQRENAEIINGTVQGFFSGINLSGNNHQLKNVSACQNSSSGIEAGSSLITDCQANANGLHGLMATSSTITTCTANANGSCGMHVTSCTVTGCTASFNGSHGIYAVDKCCLEETTIRDNGGYGLYLDPDYSYAIRNVAGNNAAGNFYQTGTHYLPLSGDEANVDE; encoded by the coding sequence ATGAAAAGTAAAAGGAATACTCAATTGGTCCTGCTGACCTTACTGTTTATAACGCTTATCTCTATCCCCTCGGTTTGCGGGCTCCTTTCCGCTGATGAGGGGGACAGTCAGGTTGAAATCAGCCAGACGCCATCTACCACCTTTCCCATTGTCATTGACCAGCCGGGAAATTATATCCTGACTGGCGATATCACTGTATCAACCCCTCAGGTAAACGGCATTGAGATCATGGCCGACGATGTCACTCTTGACTTGAATGGCTACACTCTCACCGGTCCGGGAGGTGAAGGGACCGGCATCGGCATCTCTGTTGCTCAGAGGGAGAATGCTGAAATCATCAACGGAACAGTGCAGGGTTTTTTTTCCGGCATCAACCTTTCCGGCAATAATCATCAGCTCAAAAATGTCAGTGCCTGCCAGAACAGTTCCTCTGGAATCGAGGCCGGATCATCTCTCATAACAGATTGCCAGGCCAATGCTAACGGCTTACATGGCCTTATGGCCACCTCTTCGACGATAACCACCTGCACGGCGAATGCCAACGGTTCCTGCGGTATGCATGTCACCTCCTGCACGGTTACTGGTTGCACGGCCAGCTTCAATGGCTCACATGGCATTTATGCTGTCGATAAATGCTGTCTTGAGGAGACCACCATAAGGGACAATGGCGGATATGGGCTGTATCTGGATCCTGACTACAGCTACGCCATCAGGAATGTGGCTGGCAATAATGCCGCCGGGAATTTCTATCAGACAGGCACTCATTACCTGCCTCTCAGCGGTGATGAGGCTAATGTGGATGAATAA